One genomic region from Muriicola soli encodes:
- a CDS encoding Dps family protein has product MNYLNIKEEKLLPVVIELNTLLAEYHLYYQKLRNFHWNILGQNFFDLHEQFETMYTDARVKIDEIAERILTLRYHPMSNLSAYLKTATIEESTGKLEDREMIAETLKAHSILLKQMGKVIEKANSINDEGTIDLIGAYVRELEKTSWMLNAWNKDKKGQLNTASMI; this is encoded by the coding sequence TAAATATCAAAGAAGAAAAACTATTGCCTGTAGTAATTGAACTCAATACATTATTGGCAGAATATCACTTGTACTACCAGAAACTCAGAAACTTTCATTGGAACATATTAGGACAGAATTTTTTCGACCTGCACGAGCAGTTTGAAACGATGTATACGGATGCCAGGGTGAAGATCGATGAGATCGCCGAAAGGATCCTGACCTTACGATACCATCCTATGAGCAACCTTAGCGCCTATCTAAAAACGGCCACTATTGAGGAAAGTACAGGGAAATTGGAAGATCGGGAAATGATTGCCGAGACTTTAAAAGCCCACAGTATCCTCCTGAAACAAATGGGCAAAGTGATTGAAAAAGCGAATTCCATAAATGACGAAGGAACGATAGATCTAATCGGCGCCTATGTCCGGGAACTGGAAAAGACCAGTTGGATGCTAAATGCATGGAATAAGGATAAAAAAGGCCAATTAAATACGGCATCTATGATCTAA
- a CDS encoding mechanosensitive ion channel family protein: MKEDLQSSFDILLNKLSDWGSAFVENLPNIVLAVAVLLAAYFLARYTSKGVSKLVAKRVPQKSITNLISNLTTVVVVLFGLFLALSILDLNDALMSLLTGAGVAGLVVGLALQGALSNTISGVVLSFRKNIRIGDWIETNGFAGEVVKINLNNFIIKEADNNKVIIPNKTILENPLKNFTLTNKMRVVLGCGVGYESDLDFVENLTKKTVKEAIDQVKSMDDVEFYFEEFGGSSINFIIRFYITSESAIEKLRAKNTVIKALKKAFDKEGINIPFPIRTLEFNTGLKVNSKEFAEALSTN; encoded by the coding sequence ATGAAAGAAGATTTACAATCATCGTTCGATATATTACTAAATAAACTTTCCGACTGGGGTTCTGCTTTTGTAGAAAACCTTCCCAATATAGTATTGGCAGTAGCGGTTTTACTGGCAGCATATTTCCTGGCCAGGTACACCAGTAAAGGAGTATCTAAACTGGTAGCAAAAAGAGTACCTCAAAAGTCGATTACCAACTTGATTTCCAACCTAACAACCGTAGTAGTAGTGCTCTTTGGCTTGTTTCTGGCCTTAAGCATCCTGGATCTCAATGACGCGCTCATGTCTTTATTAACGGGAGCCGGGGTAGCAGGTCTGGTTGTTGGTCTCGCTCTGCAGGGAGCATTGTCTAACACTATTTCCGGGGTGGTATTATCTTTTAGAAAGAATATACGCATCGGCGACTGGATAGAAACCAATGGCTTTGCCGGAGAGGTGGTAAAGATCAACCTCAATAACTTTATCATCAAGGAAGCGGATAACAATAAAGTCATCATACCCAATAAAACCATACTGGAGAATCCGTTAAAAAACTTTACACTCACCAATAAGATGCGTGTGGTTCTCGGATGTGGCGTAGGATATGAATCTGACCTTGATTTTGTAGAGAATCTTACCAAGAAAACGGTAAAAGAGGCTATCGATCAGGTAAAATCCATGGACGACGTAGAGTTCTACTTTGAAGAATTTGGAGGAAGTTCCATTAACTTCATCATCCGATTCTACATCACAAGCGAAAGTGCCATCGAAAAATTACGGGCTAAGAACACCGTCATTAAGGCTTTAAAGAAAGCGTTTGACAAAGAAGGAATCAATATACCTTTCCCCATCAGGACTCTGGAATTCAACACCGGCCTTAAGGTGAATTCCAAAGAATTTGCTGAAGCACTTTCCACAAACTAA